Proteins from one Acidobacteriota bacterium genomic window:
- a CDS encoding Uma2 family endonuclease — MYLKDSPPRSPRETLPTMYDLPSETIGEPGMPDEFHGIQALFLKETFRPPCIPPDEVFSAMDLNLYYDVRYPLRYKRPDWFGVVGVPRLYDGQVMRNSYVVWQEGVSPLVIVELLSPGTQKEDLGQILRDVEGVPTKWEVYERFLRVPYYVALNGDTGELHFFQLSGDRYQTISSEEKKLWIPSIELGLGLWQGSYDGKQRLWLRWFDKEGTWIPTSNEQAAQAKAEAAQAKAEKEAVLHQMTQEKTEKEAALQQLEKLTAKLKELGIDPGQI, encoded by the coding sequence ATGTATTTGAAGGATTCACCGCCACGTTCACCGCGTGAGACATTGCCCACAATGTATGATCTGCCCAGTGAAACCATCGGAGAACCAGGCATGCCAGACGAATTTCATGGAATCCAGGCCCTTTTCCTCAAAGAAACGTTTCGCCCGCCCTGCATTCCACCGGATGAAGTTTTTTCCGCGATGGATCTCAATTTGTACTATGACGTCAGGTATCCACTTCGATATAAGCGTCCTGACTGGTTTGGCGTAGTTGGCGTGCCTCGGCTGTATGACGGACAGGTCATGCGCAACAGTTATGTGGTCTGGCAGGAGGGCGTCAGTCCACTGGTCATTGTGGAATTACTCTCACCGGGAACACAAAAAGAAGACCTGGGCCAGATATTGCGTGATGTTGAGGGCGTTCCAACCAAATGGGAAGTGTATGAGCGTTTTTTAAGAGTTCCGTACTATGTTGCATTGAATGGTGATACAGGTGAGCTACACTTTTTCCAGTTGTCTGGTGACCGCTATCAGACCATTTCATCCGAAGAAAAAAAGCTTTGGATTCCATCAATCGAACTTGGGTTAGGTCTCTGGCAAGGCAGTTATGACGGCAAGCAACGATTGTGGCTGCGCTGGTTTGATAAAGAAGGCACCTGGATTCCAACTTCGAACGAACAGGCGGCCCAGGCAAAAGCTGAAGCGGCCCAGGCGAAAGCTGAAAAAGAAGCGGTTTTGCATCAGATGACTCAAGAAAAGACTGAAAAAGAAGCGGCACTCCAGCAATTGGAAAAACTCACTGCCAAACTCAAAGAACTCGGTATTGATCCAGGGCAGATATAA
- a CDS encoding tetratricopeptide repeat protein yields MQFLFQQFPKPAITAVCLNLITLTSIFPVFATPLKFSPAWKISVPGQSQTLELPIGKAVEFEASSTEPRIHTFQLGVNEYLELELQSNQKDVHIWLLEPGKEWDEITDTFVPEKNIHQIVLLSEATGPHQFKIAPATPNGQLQYTLKITEYRAATAEELHQIKAYQLIREGNQLTRLGTKEGTRQSLDKFEAAAEQYRLAGKLDSAAHLLNGIGNGYYTFGEMDTARTFYERSLAMARTINDSKLIGQATTNLALIFHVQGNPTKALEMYEQALVLRRTSQDVKGEGETLTNIAGVYLNQNQFATTLKYYDQALHCFQKAGFREGKAAIWHRMGVVYFKLGDYQKATDTHSQSLAMRRTLQQQMGIVESLNSLALVASQQGNIQKALDLFEEADQLNQQTGNARLQEEIYEGLGLLYLHVGELQQAEVLMRQALPLVRKIGDPVREVVLLINLANVFLQRQQFAEALEYATQALSLSRKFKDQAGEATALHNIAFAVDKLGKVDDACTYLEEALPLRRQAKDLMGELSTLNNLAKLYFDRGEKQKALETSKEVVNRWPQGVDPRNKALVLSQLARFYTETNQYDPAQTTIEEALKLVELIRSGVRKPTLRTSFFANNQGIYEFYIHLLMKRHAQNPKAGYDRVALHISERSRARSLLELLNEAGADIRQGGNLELLARERAVRQQLADKVDSLTRLMARQELTPETEASLQAEIAAITKEYQQLEDELRRTSPRYAALTQPKPLTVSEIQSTVVTPDTVLLEYSLGPQGSYVWVVTPDTLTTVELPQREKIQSAARKAYDLLSQTNSLKRILGREEDIQKKSAVELKRELDQAISELSHLILEPVASHLGNKRLLIVPDGVLHYIPFGVLTLTSPTSGKGKSEPLLANHELVMLPSASALDLLRKENLNRSTASKDLAVVADPVFEPTDDRIPKLPAKTKPTPPTTKKLTLSRKLLLEKTESSVQEVGLIDESKEIPRLPGTRREAESILKLVPKTQMTQAFDFAANRDFFNRSDLDQFRLLHIATHGFVNSEHPELSGLIFSMVDRQGNDQNGFLLLPDVFNLNLNADLVTLSACQSGLGKEIKGEGMVGLTQGFLYAGTSRVVVSLWSVSDQATAELMKYFYQGLLVEKLRPAEALRQAQLKLQQNKKWSSPYYWAAFQLTGEWK; encoded by the coding sequence ATGCAATTTTTGTTTCAGCAGTTTCCCAAGCCGGCAATCACGGCGGTCTGTCTTAACCTGATTACACTGACATCAATCTTTCCCGTGTTCGCAACTCCATTGAAGTTCAGCCCCGCCTGGAAAATCAGTGTTCCAGGACAAAGCCAGACCCTGGAGCTGCCGATAGGAAAAGCAGTCGAATTTGAAGCCTCCAGCACTGAGCCACGGATTCACACCTTTCAATTGGGAGTGAATGAATACCTTGAGCTTGAACTGCAATCCAACCAGAAAGACGTTCACATTTGGCTTCTGGAGCCCGGGAAAGAGTGGGATGAGATTACTGACACTTTTGTCCCAGAAAAAAACATTCATCAGATCGTCCTCCTGTCGGAGGCAACTGGTCCTCACCAATTCAAGATTGCCCCGGCTACTCCGAATGGGCAACTACAATACACCCTCAAAATTACTGAATACCGGGCGGCAACAGCAGAAGAATTGCATCAAATCAAAGCATACCAATTGATTCGCGAAGGAAATCAGCTTACCCGATTGGGAACGAAAGAAGGGACCCGCCAGTCACTGGATAAATTTGAGGCGGCGGCTGAGCAATATCGGCTGGCTGGAAAACTGGATTCAGCAGCTCACCTGTTGAATGGTATTGGAAACGGCTATTACACGTTTGGTGAAATGGATACCGCCCGCACGTTTTATGAGCGGTCACTTGCCATGGCTCGCACCATCAATGATTCGAAACTGATTGGACAGGCCACAACCAACCTGGCGCTGATCTTTCACGTGCAGGGAAATCCCACCAAAGCCCTGGAAATGTATGAACAAGCCCTGGTTTTACGCCGAACCAGTCAGGATGTGAAGGGCGAAGGTGAAACACTGACCAATATTGCGGGGGTCTATCTGAATCAAAATCAGTTTGCAACCACCCTGAAATATTATGATCAGGCGTTGCACTGCTTTCAAAAAGCCGGGTTCAGGGAAGGTAAAGCTGCCATATGGCATCGAATGGGGGTGGTTTATTTTAAGCTTGGCGACTACCAAAAAGCCACGGACACCCATTCTCAGTCACTGGCAATGAGGCGCACGCTCCAACAACAGATGGGAATTGTTGAATCACTCAACAGCCTGGCGCTGGTGGCCTCCCAACAAGGAAACATTCAAAAAGCCCTCGACCTGTTTGAAGAAGCTGACCAGTTAAACCAGCAAACAGGCAATGCCCGACTTCAGGAAGAAATTTATGAAGGTCTCGGTCTGCTCTACTTACACGTTGGGGAACTTCAACAGGCAGAGGTACTGATGCGGCAGGCATTACCGCTTGTGCGCAAAATCGGAGACCCGGTGCGGGAAGTCGTACTCCTTATCAACCTGGCCAATGTCTTTCTGCAGCGTCAGCAATTTGCCGAAGCCCTTGAATATGCCACCCAGGCCCTGTCTCTCTCACGGAAATTCAAAGATCAAGCTGGCGAAGCAACGGCCCTTCATAATATTGCGTTTGCGGTTGATAAGCTGGGAAAAGTTGATGATGCCTGCACATACCTGGAAGAGGCATTGCCTCTTCGGCGCCAGGCCAAAGACCTGATGGGCGAACTCAGTACATTGAATAATTTGGCCAAACTTTATTTTGATCGCGGAGAAAAACAAAAAGCGCTTGAAACCAGCAAAGAGGTGGTCAACCGGTGGCCACAGGGCGTTGACCCCAGAAATAAAGCCCTGGTGCTCTCTCAACTTGCCCGGTTTTATACCGAAACCAACCAGTATGATCCGGCTCAAACAACCATTGAAGAAGCCTTGAAGCTGGTTGAATTGATCCGCAGCGGAGTGCGTAAACCTACCTTGCGAACCAGTTTTTTTGCCAACAATCAGGGGATCTATGAGTTCTACATTCACCTTCTGATGAAAAGGCATGCCCAAAATCCGAAAGCCGGATACGACCGGGTGGCTTTGCACATCAGCGAACGCTCCCGAGCCCGAAGTCTTCTGGAGTTACTCAATGAAGCTGGGGCGGACATTCGGCAAGGGGGAAACCTCGAACTTCTGGCCCGTGAACGAGCTGTCCGCCAACAACTCGCGGACAAAGTTGATAGCCTCACCCGGTTAATGGCTCGCCAGGAACTCACCCCAGAAACTGAAGCCAGCCTTCAGGCCGAGATTGCCGCGATCACCAAAGAATATCAGCAACTTGAAGATGAACTCCGCCGAACCAGCCCCCGCTATGCAGCATTGACTCAACCGAAACCACTCACGGTCAGTGAAATTCAATCCACGGTTGTCACCCCAGATACTGTCCTGCTTGAATATTCACTGGGTCCACAAGGCAGTTACGTGTGGGTTGTCACTCCCGACACGCTGACGACGGTTGAGCTTCCTCAAAGAGAGAAAATTCAGTCAGCCGCCCGCAAAGCCTATGACCTGCTGTCTCAAACCAACAGTCTCAAGCGGATCCTTGGCCGGGAAGAAGATATTCAGAAAAAATCAGCCGTGGAATTAAAACGCGAACTCGACCAGGCCATCTCAGAATTAAGCCACCTGATTCTTGAACCAGTGGCATCGCATTTGGGCAACAAACGACTGTTGATCGTTCCGGACGGCGTGCTGCATTACATTCCATTTGGGGTACTTACACTCACCAGTCCAACTTCCGGCAAAGGCAAGTCGGAACCATTGTTGGCCAACCATGAACTGGTCATGCTGCCTTCGGCGTCTGCCCTTGATTTATTGCGTAAGGAAAATCTCAATCGCTCCACAGCATCAAAAGACCTGGCGGTGGTGGCTGACCCGGTATTTGAGCCAACTGATGACCGCATTCCAAAACTCCCCGCAAAAACCAAACCGACTCCACCCACGACGAAGAAACTCACCCTCAGCCGCAAACTGTTACTGGAAAAAACCGAATCATCGGTTCAGGAAGTCGGCCTGATTGACGAATCCAAAGAAATTCCACGACTCCCCGGCACGCGTCGCGAAGCTGAATCCATTCTCAAACTCGTGCCCAAGACCCAGATGACCCAGGCGTTTGACTTTGCCGCCAACCGTGACTTTTTCAACCGTTCAGACCTTGATCAATTTCGTCTGCTCCATATCGCCACCCACGGGTTTGTCAACAGCGAACACCCTGAGCTTTCTGGACTGATTTTTTCGATGGTTGACCGGCAAGGAAACGACCAGAATGGTTTCTTGCTCTTGCCCGATGTGTTTAACCTCAACCTCAATGCCGATCTCGTGACCCTTTCGGCTTGCCAGAGCGGTCTGGGCAAAGAAATCAAAGGTGAAGGCATGGTCGGCCTCACTCAGGGGTTCCTCTATGCTGGAACGTCCCGCGTCGTGGTCAGTCTGTGGAGCGTCAGCGACCAGGCCACGGCAGAACTCATGAAGTACTTCTATCAGGGACTTCTGGTTGAGAAACTCCGACCAGCTGAGGCGCTTCGCCAGGCACAACTCAAGTTGCAGCAGAATAAAAAATGGTCATCACCCTATTACTGGGCAGCCTTCCAGCTTACTGGTGAATGGAAATAA
- a CDS encoding CHAT domain-containing protein, with protein sequence MRLFSQQLTRQAIVILSLTLTVLTSIAPVFAMPVTFRATGRTSFPAQPQSQELLVGKTVEFKVSSSEPRIHTFVLAANHFIKLTLQSQYKEINVSVQGPNQEVILPQTSFTPGVFIFPILILAKTDGAYQLEISSSAIADAPARYVLTQVGSGVPTDRELHQLAAFQLLKEADQFRNQQTKAGLVKAIEKVQAAVDQYRLAEDSISEAQAINTIGNDSYQLGDLTLAREYYEKSLELGRKINDPKVIGQAMTNSGLTYHIQGNLTKAAELYGEALILRQKCGDLQGEGETLANIGGIYQDQNQWYKALDYFNQSLTRFQQNGFQEGEANMLNQVGVIYFRLGDLQKAADAYALGLSIRRARKQQTEIAESLSSLANIATTQGEFQKALDLYEESLQLIQDSGQAYHHALAFGGLGHLYLQIGDYRQAETALRQGMEFVRKMGNRSWECIFLVDIGNAYLGRNQFTEALDYFTQALANSRERKNVFDEGNVLHNIAFTCNKLGKQDEALKNYEAALVLRRQVKDLMGELSTLFNMADIYVYRKEDQRAIQYIQDILNRWPEGIQPTQRAVVLNLLAVLRMKAKDYSQARTLLEEAIQLIEGIRGKVRKTELRTAFFAQNQKVYQRYIELLISQHGQDRQAGYDRLALQVSERTRARALLDLLNESGVDIRQGVDLELIERERTIRQRLADKIDGFTRLQTRSALTKETEAEFRAEIEAISKEYQQIEDNLRRTSPRYAALSQPKPLTVNEIQSRIVAPDTVLLEYSLGPERSFVWVVTPDSLTTVELPKEAEIEQLARKAYDLMAETGGTNRAIRLHSIKPGQSQTNLNEALSKLSQLILQPVVSHLGNKRVLIVPDGVLHFIPFAALPVENAPSKPEPLLTSHEVVVLPSASALDLLRTETLNRPKPTKNLAIVADPVFEPTDGRFPRLAALSTTATPTKQKLDRSRSLRLEQTKSSIQEVGIADETNQIPRLPGTRREAESILKLVPKTQNALAFDFAANRSFFDRPDLDQFRLLHIATHGFINSDRPEFSGLIFSMFDQQGKTQNGFLLLPDVFNLKLNTDLVTLSACQSGLGKEIKGEGMVGLTQGFLYAGTSRVLVSLWNVSDQATAELMKHFYRGMLVEKLRPAEALRRAQLHLRQHKQWSSPYYWAAFQLTGEWK encoded by the coding sequence ATGCGCCTTTTTTCTCAACAACTTACCAGGCAAGCAATCGTCATCTTGAGCCTCACCCTGACTGTTCTGACGTCAATTGCTCCAGTTTTTGCAATGCCGGTGACTTTCAGGGCAACTGGCAGGACCTCTTTCCCGGCACAACCCCAATCCCAGGAACTACTGGTTGGGAAAACGGTCGAATTCAAAGTTTCCAGCTCGGAGCCACGGATTCACACCTTTGTGCTGGCAGCCAATCACTTCATCAAGCTGACCCTGCAATCTCAATACAAAGAAATTAACGTGAGTGTGCAAGGCCCAAATCAGGAAGTGATCCTTCCCCAAACCAGTTTCACTCCAGGGGTTTTCATTTTCCCGATTCTCATTCTGGCCAAAACAGATGGGGCCTACCAGCTCGAAATTTCTTCAAGTGCGATAGCAGATGCACCTGCCAGATATGTGCTCACTCAAGTCGGGTCTGGCGTTCCTACGGATCGTGAACTTCATCAACTGGCGGCGTTTCAACTGCTTAAAGAAGCAGATCAGTTCAGAAACCAGCAAACCAAAGCGGGCTTAGTGAAAGCAATTGAAAAAGTCCAGGCAGCGGTTGACCAATACCGGCTGGCTGAAGATTCGATATCTGAAGCCCAGGCGATCAATACGATTGGGAACGATTCTTACCAGTTAGGTGACCTCACACTGGCCCGAGAATACTATGAAAAATCTCTTGAACTGGGCCGTAAGATCAATGATCCAAAGGTGATCGGCCAGGCAATGACCAACAGTGGCCTGACATATCATATTCAGGGAAATCTTACCAAAGCAGCAGAGTTGTATGGCGAAGCGTTGATCCTACGTCAAAAGTGCGGTGATCTGCAGGGCGAAGGCGAAACATTGGCCAATATTGGCGGCATCTATCAGGATCAAAATCAGTGGTATAAAGCCCTGGATTATTTCAATCAATCGCTCACTCGATTTCAGCAAAATGGCTTTCAAGAGGGCGAGGCCAACATGTTAAATCAGGTTGGGGTGATCTATTTCAGATTAGGTGACTTACAGAAGGCAGCCGATGCGTATGCTCTGGGGTTGTCCATCAGACGTGCTCGAAAACAGCAAACAGAAATTGCGGAGTCACTCTCTAGTCTGGCCAACATCGCTACCACCCAGGGAGAATTCCAAAAGGCACTGGATTTATATGAAGAATCCTTACAACTGATTCAAGACAGCGGTCAAGCCTACCATCATGCCCTGGCTTTCGGAGGTTTGGGACATCTCTACCTGCAAATCGGGGACTATCGGCAGGCAGAAACCGCGCTTCGTCAAGGGATGGAATTTGTTCGCAAGATGGGAAATCGAAGCTGGGAATGCATCTTCCTGGTAGACATTGGAAACGCGTACCTGGGTCGAAACCAATTTACTGAAGCGCTCGACTATTTCACTCAGGCTCTGGCCAATTCGAGGGAGCGCAAGAATGTATTTGATGAAGGAAATGTGCTTCATAACATTGCATTTACCTGCAACAAACTTGGAAAACAAGATGAAGCGCTCAAAAATTACGAAGCAGCACTGGTCCTGCGCCGTCAGGTCAAAGACCTGATGGGTGAGTTAAGTACCCTCTTCAACATGGCCGATATCTATGTTTACCGTAAGGAAGATCAAAGAGCAATTCAATACATTCAAGACATATTGAACCGCTGGCCAGAAGGAATTCAGCCAACCCAACGTGCCGTGGTACTCAATTTACTGGCGGTCCTTCGAATGAAAGCCAAAGACTATTCACAGGCCAGAACACTCCTCGAAGAAGCAATTCAATTGATTGAGGGAATTCGTGGCAAAGTGCGGAAAACCGAGCTGCGGACTGCATTTTTTGCCCAAAACCAGAAGGTGTATCAGCGCTACATCGAGTTGCTCATTTCCCAACATGGTCAGGACCGACAGGCTGGCTATGATCGGCTGGCACTTCAAGTAAGTGAGCGCACGCGAGCAAGGGCCCTTTTGGATTTGTTGAATGAATCAGGGGTTGATATTCGGCAAGGGGTTGATCTTGAACTGATTGAACGCGAACGGACGATCCGGCAACGACTGGCGGATAAAATTGATGGATTCACCCGTCTGCAAACACGTTCCGCACTGACCAAAGAAACCGAAGCTGAGTTCCGCGCTGAAATTGAGGCGATTTCCAAAGAATATCAACAAATCGAAGACAACCTCCGCCGAACCAGTCCGCGGTATGCCGCTTTATCCCAGCCCAAACCACTCACCGTCAATGAAATTCAATCCAGAATCGTCGCGCCAGATACGGTGCTTCTGGAATATTCTCTGGGACCGGAGCGCAGTTTTGTGTGGGTGGTGACCCCAGATTCACTGACCACCGTGGAACTCCCGAAAGAGGCCGAAATTGAACAGCTCGCCCGAAAAGCGTATGACTTGATGGCTGAAACCGGTGGCACCAATCGCGCGATTCGGCTGCATTCCATCAAACCAGGACAGTCGCAAACAAACCTGAATGAAGCCCTCTCAAAATTGAGTCAACTGATTTTGCAGCCGGTTGTCTCACACCTGGGTAACAAACGGGTACTGATCGTTCCGGATGGCGTTTTGCATTTCATTCCATTTGCGGCGCTTCCAGTTGAAAACGCTCCATCAAAACCCGAACCGCTCCTTACCAGCCACGAGGTGGTGGTTTTGCCTTCAGCCTCGGCGCTTGATTTACTGCGAACTGAAACCCTCAACCGTCCAAAACCAACCAAAAACCTGGCGATTGTGGCAGATCCGGTGTTTGAACCAACTGATGGTCGGTTTCCCAGGCTGGCAGCACTCTCAACAACTGCCACGCCCACAAAGCAGAAACTTGACCGGAGCCGGAGCCTCCGGCTGGAACAAACCAAATCCTCGATTCAGGAAGTTGGCATTGCTGACGAAACCAATCAGATTCCACGCCTCCCTGGGACACGCCGCGAAGCCGAATCCATTCTTAAATTGGTTCCCAAAACCCAAAATGCCCTGGCGTTTGACTTTGCCGCGAACCGAAGCTTTTTTGATCGCCCAGATCTCGATCAATTTCGGTTGCTTCATATTGCCACGCACGGTTTTATCAATAGCGACCGCCCTGAATTCTCAGGCTTGATTTTTTCAATGTTTGACCAGCAAGGAAAAACTCAAAATGGATTCTTGCTCCTGCCAGACGTGTTTAACCTCAAACTCAACACGGATCTGGTCACCCTTTCCGCCTGCCAGAGCGGCCTGGGCAAGGAAATCAAAGGCGAAGGCATGGTCGGACTCACCCAGGGGTTTCTCTATGCGGGAACATCGCGGGTCCTGGTCAGCCTGTGGAACGTCAGCGACCAGGCCACGGCAGAACTGATGAAGCACTTTTATCGAGGAATGCTGGTTGAAAAGCTCCGGCCTGCCGAAGCACTTCGTCGGGCACAACTTCACCTGCGGCAGCATAAACAATGGTCGTCGCCTTATTACTGGGCGGCATTCCAGCTTACGGGAGAATGGAAATAG
- the gyrA gene encoding DNA gyrase subunit A — protein MDEQKLVIANIEDEMKRSYLDYAMSVIIGRALPDVRDGLKPVHRRILWAMHELSNTYNKPYKKSARIVGSVIGQYHPHGDSAVYDSIVRMVQDFSLRIPLIDGQGNFGSVDGDSAAAMRYTEIRLARVAEAMLADIDKETVDFQPNYDESQWEPMVLPVRFPNLLVNGSSGIAVGMATNIPPHNLGEIIDATIHLVQKPAATVEDLMKFVQGPDFPTGAFICGRKGILQAYLTGRGSVTMRARAAIDYVGKNGAERQAIVVTELPYQVNKARLIEKIAELITDKKIEDISDLRDESDRDGMRIVIELKRSAVAQVVLNNLYKQTQMQLNFGTINLSIVNGQPRVLNLVDTLQLFIDHRKDVVRRRTLFELRKAEARAHILEGLKKALGILDEVIALIRAAKQPKEAKEGLVQKFGFTEIQAQSILDMQLQRLTGMEQQKIVEEYTNIIKRIAELNEILANETVLKNLIIKELADVKREFANERRTQIVDEETELTIEDLIPDEEVVITITHGGYIKRTPLSSYRTQRRGGVGRRGMATKAEDVLDAMFIASTHSYMLIFTDKGQVYKVKVHEIPDAATAGRGKAIVNLVELPQGEKVAGMFPIREFAEGRYVVMVTRRGIIKKTELTEFANIRSNGIIAISIEDGDVLMGIQMSDGNKNILLSTYHGMAIHFKETDVRAMGRNAYGVIGINLRQDDYVTGVSVVDGTEHILALSELGLGKRTLVSEYPPQSRGGVGVINMKVTDRTGGVITALPVKNDDQLMVITQQGQVVRIEVEPIRETSRSAQGVKIINLSDDDRVVSASLIDMQNVEPVE, from the coding sequence ATGGATGAGCAGAAGTTAGTCATCGCAAATATCGAAGACGAGATGAAACGTAGCTACCTGGACTACGCGATGTCGGTCATCATCGGGCGCGCGCTGCCAGATGTCCGCGACGGCCTCAAACCGGTCCATCGCCGTATCCTGTGGGCAATGCACGAGTTAAGCAATACATACAACAAGCCGTACAAAAAGAGCGCCCGTATCGTCGGATCGGTCATCGGTCAGTACCATCCCCACGGAGACTCCGCCGTCTATGATTCCATCGTGCGCATGGTGCAGGATTTTTCCCTCCGTATTCCGTTGATTGATGGTCAGGGGAATTTCGGCAGCGTTGATGGCGATTCCGCGGCTGCTATGAGATATACGGAAATTCGTCTCGCCCGCGTAGCAGAGGCGATGCTGGCGGATATTGATAAAGAAACGGTGGATTTCCAGCCCAATTACGATGAATCGCAGTGGGAGCCGATGGTGCTACCGGTCCGCTTCCCTAATTTGCTGGTGAATGGCTCATCTGGAATTGCCGTCGGAATGGCGACCAATATTCCACCGCACAACCTGGGCGAAATTATTGATGCCACAATTCATCTGGTTCAAAAACCTGCCGCCACGGTTGAAGATTTGATGAAATTTGTCCAGGGGCCAGACTTCCCGACCGGTGCCTTTATCTGTGGCCGGAAAGGGATTTTACAGGCGTACCTGACCGGACGCGGTTCAGTTACCATGCGGGCCCGGGCAGCGATTGATTATGTCGGCAAAAATGGGGCTGAGCGTCAGGCGATTGTGGTGACCGAACTTCCCTACCAGGTCAATAAAGCCAGACTGATCGAAAAAATTGCTGAACTTATTACCGACAAGAAGATTGAGGATATTTCGGATCTGCGTGACGAATCTGACCGCGACGGAATGCGCATTGTGATCGAACTCAAACGCAGCGCCGTCGCCCAGGTTGTGCTCAATAACCTCTATAAACAGACCCAGATGCAGTTGAACTTCGGCACCATCAACCTCTCGATTGTCAACGGACAACCTCGGGTGCTCAATCTGGTTGATACCCTGCAGTTGTTTATTGACCACCGCAAAGACGTGGTGCGCCGCCGAACCCTCTTTGAGTTGCGCAAAGCCGAAGCCCGCGCCCATATCCTCGAAGGTCTCAAGAAAGCGCTCGGGATTTTGGACGAAGTGATTGCGCTGATTCGGGCCGCCAAACAGCCCAAGGAAGCCAAAGAAGGACTTGTTCAGAAATTTGGGTTCACTGAAATCCAGGCTCAGTCAATCCTGGATATGCAACTCCAGCGGTTGACCGGCATGGAACAGCAGAAAATCGTTGAGGAATACACCAATATTATTAAGCGGATTGCCGAACTCAACGAAATTCTGGCCAATGAAACCGTACTCAAGAACCTGATTATTAAAGAACTGGCTGACGTCAAACGCGAATTTGCCAATGAGCGTCGGACACAAATCGTTGATGAGGAAACTGAACTCACCATCGAAGACCTGATTCCAGATGAAGAGGTCGTCATCACAATCACCCACGGCGGCTACATCAAACGCACCCCGCTTTCGTCATACCGCACCCAGCGGCGTGGTGGCGTTGGTCGGCGTGGAATGGCGACCAAGGCCGAAGATGTGCTCGATGCCATGTTTATTGCTTCAACGCACAGCTATATGTTGATCTTCACGGATAAAGGTCAGGTGTATAAGGTCAAGGTTCACGAAATTCCAGATGCAGCCACCGCCGGACGCGGCAAAGCAATTGTCAATCTGGTCGAACTGCCGCAGGGTGAAAAAGTCGCGGGCATGTTCCCGATTCGGGAGTTTGCCGAAGGCCGATATGTGGTGATGGTCACCCGACGCGGCATCATCAAGAAAACCGAACTCACCGAATTTGCCAACATCCGGTCAAACGGCATTATCGCGATCAGTATTGAAGACGGTGATGTGTTGATGGGCATCCAGATGAGCGACGGCAACAAAAACATCCTGCTTTCAACCTATCACGGAATGGCCATTCACTTTAAGGAAACCGATGTCCGGGCAATGGGTCGCAATGCCTATGGCGTGATTGGCATCAATCTGCGCCAGGATGACTATGTGACCGGTGTTTCCGTGGTGGACGGAACAGAACACATCCTGGCGCTCTCAGAACTCGGTCTTGGCAAACGCACACTGGTCAGTGAATACCCACCTCAAAGCCGTGGCGGCGTTGGGGTCATCAATATGAAGGTCACAGATCGGACGGGCGGCGTCATCACGGCGCTTCCGGTCAAAAATGACGATCAATTGATGGTGATTACCCAGCAGGGGCAGGTGGTGCGGATTGAAGTCGAGCCGATCCGTGAAACGAGCCGTTCGGCTCAAGGCGTCAAGATCATCAATCTGAGCGATGATGACCGGGTGGTCTCAGCCTCGCTGATTGATATGCAGAATGTCGAACCAGTTGAATAG